In Rickettsia endosymbiont of Gonocerus acuteangulatus, the following are encoded in one genomic region:
- a CDS encoding ribonuclease D codes for MQIINSQKILEEFCKELSTKKWLSIDTEFERRYTYYSKLSIIQVKAEDCSIIIDAINNLDLNVFNKLLIDNNIIKIFHAPREDFEIFYNLFKTLPSNIFDVQVAANVCGLGNQLSYDDICYKLFKINIDKTHQKSNWLKRPITEDMLNYAFLDVEYLDKIYKQLNKIILNNNLTNQYQSMLQFLFNIKNYEVKPEDAWKKVKFRIEIKDFKTKIQMLAAYREEKAQTINIPRKHFISDEDLMKLCKYLPLTEQDFKNLNLKSRYLLKPRYKEEIIQLCNSYMHER; via the coding sequence ATGCAAATTATTAATAGTCAAAAAATATTAGAAGAGTTTTGTAAGGAATTATCCACTAAAAAATGGTTAAGTATAGATACAGAATTTGAACGTCGTTATACCTATTACTCTAAACTCAGTATAATACAAGTAAAAGCAGAAGATTGCAGCATAATAATTGATGCGATAAATAATTTAGATTTAAACGTCTTTAATAAATTACTTATAGATAATAATATTATTAAAATATTTCATGCACCTCGTGAAGATTTCGAAATTTTTTATAATTTGTTTAAAACTCTGCCTTCTAATATTTTTGATGTACAAGTTGCTGCAAATGTTTGTGGTCTTGGTAATCAACTAAGCTATGATGATATTTGTTATAAACTCTTCAAAATCAATATTGATAAAACTCATCAAAAATCTAATTGGTTAAAACGCCCTATTACCGAAGATATGCTAAATTATGCATTTTTAGATGTTGAATATTTGGATAAAATATATAAACAACTAAATAAGATAATTTTGAATAATAATTTAACGAATCAATATCAATCCATGCTCCAGTTTTTATTTAATATTAAAAACTATGAGGTAAAACCCGAAGATGCTTGGAAAAAAGTAAAATTTAGGATTGAAATTAAAGATTTTAAAACTAAAATACAAATGCTTGCAGCTTATCGTGAAGAAAAGGCACAAACTATAAATATCCCTCGAAAACATTTTATTTCAGATGAAGATTTAATGAAGCTATGTAAATATCTACCTTTAACTGAACAAGATTTTAAAAATTTAAACCTAAAAAGTAGATATTTACTAAAACCAAGATATAAAGAAGAAATAATACAATTATGCAATAGTTATATGCATGAAAGATAG
- the ppa gene encoding inorganic diphosphatase: protein MFIDKIKAKANNDEINVIIEIPMNSGPIKYEFDKESGAVFVDRFMQTKMSYPCNYGFIPHTLSNDGDPVDVLVVSHHPVVPGSVIKCRAVGVLMMEDESGFDEKIIAVPTSKLDITFDHIKELDDVCEMLRKRIVHFFEHYKDLEKGKWVKVTGWENKAKADSLIEEGIERIKS, encoded by the coding sequence ATGTTCATAGATAAAATTAAAGCAAAAGCAAATAACGATGAAATAAATGTAATCATTGAAATACCGATGAATAGTGGTCCGATTAAGTATGAATTCGATAAAGAATCAGGAGCGGTTTTTGTTGATCGTTTCATGCAAACTAAAATGAGTTATCCATGTAATTACGGTTTTATTCCGCATACTCTTTCTAATGATGGTGATCCGGTAGATGTGCTTGTTGTATCGCATCATCCAGTAGTGCCTGGCTCAGTAATTAAGTGCCGAGCTGTTGGAGTATTGATGATGGAAGATGAATCGGGTTTTGATGAGAAAATTATTGCAGTTCCAACCTCTAAGCTTGATATTACCTTTGATCATATCAAAGAATTAGATGATGTATGTGAGATGCTTAGGAAACGTATAGTTCATTTCTTCGAGCATTATAAAGATTTAGAAAAAGGCAAATGGGTTAAAGTTACCGGCTGGGAGAATAAAGCCAAAGCTGATAGCCTTATAGAGGAAGGGATAGAAAGGATTAAAAGTTAG
- the tnpA gene encoding IS200/IS605 family transposase — MSKYIHKSHNVTVLLYHMVFPAKYRRAVFDVSVDQVLREICLEIEKRYQIKFLEIGVDEDHVHFLVQSVPIYSVTKIVTTIKSVTARQIFRQCPQVKKQLWGGEFWTDGYFTSTVGKHGNENMIGKYVKNQGKEYQKLHEDHQLAFF; from the coding sequence ATGAGCAAATATATACATAAAAGTCATAATGTTACGGTACTGCTGTATCACATGGTATTTCCAGCAAAATATCGCCGAGCAGTGTTTGACGTATCAGTTGATCAAGTATTACGAGAAATATGTTTAGAGATAGAAAAGAGATATCAAATAAAATTTTTAGAAATAGGGGTTGATGAAGATCATGTCCATTTTTTGGTACAATCTGTACCAATCTATAGCGTAACAAAAATAGTAACAACAATTAAAAGTGTTACAGCTCGTCAAATATTTAGACAGTGTCCACAGGTAAAGAAACAATTATGGGGTGGAGAATTTTGGACTGATGGATATTTTACGAGTACGGTAGGTAAGCATGGAAATGAGAATATGATAGGAAAATACGTAAAAAACCAAGGCAAGGAATATCAGAAACTGCATGAGGATCATCAGCTAGCTTTCTTCTAA
- the murJ gene encoding murein biosynthesis integral membrane protein MurJ, translating into MTLFRSGIVVAFFTLISRIFGLVREQFIASLFGSTQMGDSINVAFKLPNLFRRIFAEGALSNVFIPIYNKKMLISKKAAGRFSGEVFTLLLLSLIVIIVLMQIFMPQLMLFIAPGFHGKKEKFELTVFLCRITIPYLIFVSLTALLGGILNSVKRFAAFAFSPVILSVCVIVCTLMLDNYTESTVSISLSLIIAGILQVSFMFVCVKRADLSFPFIFKPNDPDVKKLLINMGPATISSGVQQLNLFISQSIASFIEGAISILSYADRIYQFPLSIIGTSFSTILLPELSKIYKSNDIVAATKVQNNAIRMGLFLSLPATFGIIILSHPIINVIYERGAFTSQDTTNSAEAISAFALGLPAFILAKILTPIFYANGDTKTPLKITLFSIIINTSMNLLLMDSLKHIGIAVGTSIAAWYNLGLLYSYTKKQNMLHIEQDIKSFCIKVLLCCIIMSIMIGSIKHYFLEYFYSEYLLIKICALGGTITIGIIVFFGVAYLIKVIPAASSGVF; encoded by the coding sequence GTGACATTATTCAGATCAGGGATTGTAGTAGCCTTTTTTACATTAATTTCTCGCATATTTGGGCTTGTGCGTGAGCAATTTATTGCATCATTATTCGGCTCTACTCAAATGGGTGATAGCATAAATGTTGCTTTTAAATTACCAAATCTATTTAGAAGAATTTTTGCCGAGGGAGCATTATCAAACGTTTTTATCCCTATTTATAATAAAAAAATGCTGATTTCTAAGAAAGCAGCAGGTAGATTTTCTGGTGAGGTCTTTACACTTTTACTACTCTCATTAATAGTTATAATAGTATTAATGCAAATATTTATGCCGCAATTAATGCTATTTATAGCTCCTGGTTTTCACGGTAAAAAAGAGAAGTTTGAGCTTACAGTATTCTTATGCCGAATCACTATACCTTACTTAATATTTGTATCACTTACAGCTTTATTAGGTGGGATTTTAAATTCGGTAAAACGCTTTGCTGCTTTTGCTTTTTCACCTGTTATCTTAAGCGTATGCGTAATAGTCTGTACATTAATGTTGGATAATTATACAGAGTCTACCGTTTCAATCAGCTTATCTTTAATAATTGCTGGAATATTACAAGTTTCTTTTATGTTTGTTTGCGTTAAAAGAGCTGATTTAAGCTTTCCGTTTATTTTTAAACCAAATGATCCAGATGTAAAAAAGCTTTTAATTAATATGGGACCGGCGACCATTAGCTCAGGCGTACAGCAATTAAACCTTTTTATCTCTCAATCTATTGCTAGCTTCATTGAGGGAGCTATCTCCATACTATCTTATGCTGACCGAATTTATCAATTTCCTCTATCAATAATAGGCACTAGCTTTTCAACTATTTTATTACCTGAATTATCAAAAATATATAAATCAAACGATATAGTAGCTGCAACGAAAGTACAGAATAATGCAATTAGAATGGGGCTATTTTTGTCACTACCTGCAACTTTTGGAATTATAATTTTATCGCATCCAATTATTAACGTAATATATGAAAGGGGAGCGTTTACCTCTCAAGATACTACAAATTCTGCTGAGGCTATTTCTGCTTTTGCTTTAGGGCTTCCTGCTTTTATTTTGGCAAAAATTCTAACTCCTATTTTTTATGCCAATGGTGATACTAAAACACCTCTGAAAATAACTCTATTTTCAATAATAATTAATACCAGCATGAATTTATTATTAATGGATTCTTTAAAGCATATCGGTATTGCGGTTGGTACTTCTATTGCAGCTTGGTATAATTTAGGTTTATTATATAGCTATACTAAAAAGCAGAATATGCTACATATAGAGCAGGATATAAAATCTTTTTGTATTAAAGTTTTATTATGCTGCATAATTATGTCTATTATGATTGGCTCAATAAAACATTATTTCTTAGAATATTTTTATTCGGAATATTTGCTGATTAAAATTTGTGCATTAGGAGGTACTATTACAATTGGCATTATAGTCTTTTTTGGTGTAGCTTATTTAATAAAAGTAATCCCCGCCGCAAGCAGCGGGGTATTTTAG
- a CDS encoding glycosyltransferase has translation MNNNSPKISIVLPVYNREKLLPKAIESCLNQTFTDFELIIIDDCSKDKSFEIAKEYAKQDQRIKVIRNEPNKRLPASLNIAFKEARGQYFTWTSDDNLLHENALAKMNDVLDNSPDIGLVYTDYTLIDEHGKVGSRMHQEPPEFLPIRDCVGACFLYRADIAKMVGGYNENMHLVDDYEYWLRFGLVTKFAHIPESLYFYMVHNQSLTTERKAEAQKAKRALKELFKDKYTIPDKIKPIDDLYSWFIEDKNLNSYLKLLKIIICNPIITLSYILKNLKRIR, from the coding sequence ATGAATAATAATTCTCCAAAAATATCAATAGTTTTACCGGTTTATAACAGAGAGAAGTTATTGCCGAAAGCTATTGAAAGCTGCCTTAATCAAACATTTACAGATTTTGAGCTTATTATAATCGATGACTGCTCTAAAGATAAAAGCTTTGAAATAGCAAAGGAATATGCAAAGCAGGATCAGCGTATCAAAGTAATAAGAAATGAGCCTAATAAAAGATTGCCAGCTAGTCTTAATATTGCTTTTAAGGAGGCTAGGGGGCAGTATTTTACTTGGACTTCCGATGATAATCTTTTGCATGAAAATGCTTTAGCAAAAATGAATGATGTTTTAGATAATTCACCAGATATTGGGCTTGTTTATACCGATTATACTTTAATTGATGAGCATGGTAAAGTGGGTAGCAGAATGCACCAAGAACCTCCAGAATTTCTACCTATTCGTGATTGTGTCGGGGCATGCTTTCTATATAGGGCGGATATAGCAAAGATGGTAGGAGGATATAACGAAAACATGCATTTAGTTGATGATTATGAATATTGGCTTCGGTTTGGGCTTGTTACAAAATTTGCTCATATACCAGAGTCGTTGTATTTTTATATGGTGCATAATCAGAGCTTAACAACTGAACGAAAAGCAGAAGCCCAAAAAGCTAAAAGAGCTTTGAAAGAATTATTTAAAGATAAATATACTATTCCTGATAAGATTAAGCCTATAGATGATTTATATAGCTGGTTTATTGAAGATAAAAATTTAAATTCTTATCTCAAATTATTAAAAATAATAATTTGTAATCCTATCATTACCCTTTCTTATATTCTAAAAAACCTTAAAAGAATTAGATAA
- a CDS encoding TraX family protein encodes MLESSKNKSNYQDLLKTLAIIAMIIDHIGLYLYPDLITLRIIGRTAMPVFCFFAGYNFHDKPKLRIIIWGILLQIYTTILFKQFITTNILISIYLGQCYIYCFRKSLTRFFYSGYCHVIIMIILWYISWAIIDYGTIVIAIMILGFIAKHEPKNLKLCCFVTILITLVHSALFVLTISFSDLNLSNFDLVLDIILLTVTYILMIISNYSKRLFISLKWISRNVIYIYCVQIMILQFIFVYSYTYGFKN; translated from the coding sequence ATGTTAGAAAGCAGTAAAAATAAATCAAATTATCAAGATTTGCTAAAAACTCTAGCAATCATAGCTATGATCATCGATCATATAGGTTTGTATCTATATCCTGACCTTATTACTTTGCGAATAATCGGTCGTACTGCTATGCCGGTTTTTTGCTTTTTTGCTGGCTATAATTTTCATGATAAGCCAAAATTGCGAATAATAATATGGGGTATTTTACTACAAATTTACACTACAATATTATTCAAGCAGTTTATCACCACAAATATTTTAATCTCTATTTATTTAGGGCAGTGCTATATTTATTGTTTTCGTAAGTCGTTAACTCGTTTCTTCTATAGCGGCTACTGCCATGTTATTATAATGATAATATTATGGTATATAAGCTGGGCTATCATTGATTATGGTACGATTGTAATTGCAATTATGATACTTGGATTTATTGCAAAACATGAACCCAAAAACCTAAAACTTTGTTGTTTTGTAACAATTCTTATTACTTTAGTACATTCAGCTCTGTTCGTGCTTACTATTTCTTTTAGTGATCTTAATTTATCAAATTTTGATTTAGTTTTAGATATTATCTTGTTAACAGTTACATACATATTAATGATCATAAGTAATTATTCAAAGAGACTATTTATAAGTTTAAAATGGATCAGTAGAAATGTTATATATATATATTGTGTGCAAATTATGATTTTGCAGTTTATATTTGTCTATAGCTACACATATGGTTTTAAAAATTAG
- the tnpA gene encoding IS200/IS605 family transposase — MSKYIHKSHNVTVLLYHMVFPAKYRRAVFDVSVDQVLREICLEIKKRYQIKFLEIGVDEDHVHFLVQSVPTYSVTKIVTTIKSVTARQIFRQCPQVKKQLWGGEFWTDGYFTSTVGKHGNENMIGKYVKNQGKEYQKLHEDHQLAFF, encoded by the coding sequence ATGAGCAAATATATACATAAAAGTCATAATGTTACGGTACTGCTGTATCACATGGTATTTCCAGCAAAATATCGCCGAGCAGTGTTTGACGTATCAGTTGATCAAGTATTACGAGAAATATGTTTAGAGATAAAAAAGAGATATCAAATAAAATTTTTAGAAATAGGGGTTGATGAAGATCATGTCCATTTTTTGGTACAATCTGTACCAACCTATAGCGTAACAAAAATAGTAACAACAATTAAAAGTGTTACAGCTCGTCAAATATTTAGACAGTGTCCACAGGTAAAGAAACAATTATGGGGTGGAGAATTTTGGACTGATGGATATTTTACGAGTACGGTAGGTAAGCATGGAAATGAGAATATGATAGGAAAATACGTAAAAAACCAAGGCAAGGAATATCAGAAACTGCATGAGGATCATCAGCTAGCTTTCTTCTAA
- a CDS encoding copper chaperone PCu(A)C: protein MIKTLLASFIAFASITSYAKLTNTQPTQTTSPTDTTTDSSTTLSKLNAAGAVQFAQPWVRPTTNVDNVLSNSAMYFTLVNTRPASYNIVNISSDQVGRIEMHQTINDSNGVSQMVKVDYPFLISGNLNVAFKPGDMHIMLYDIRKDLNVGDTVDITFFFDDNSVKTVTAKVASDNPYPQQ, encoded by the coding sequence ATGATAAAAACTTTATTGGCTAGTTTTATAGCTTTTGCTAGTATAACAAGCTATGCTAAGCTTACAAATACGCAGCCAACCCAAACTACTAGTCCTACTGATACTACTACAGATTCATCTACTACTTTATCTAAGTTAAATGCAGCAGGAGCTGTACAATTTGCCCAACCTTGGGTAAGACCTACTACAAATGTTGATAATGTACTAAGCAATTCTGCTATGTATTTTACATTAGTAAATACTAGACCGGCTAGCTATAATATAGTTAATATATCTTCAGATCAAGTAGGTAGAATAGAGATGCACCAAACGATTAATGACAGTAATGGTGTTAGCCAAATGGTGAAAGTAGATTATCCGTTTTTAATTTCTGGTAATCTTAACGTTGCTTTTAAACCTGGAGATATGCATATAATGCTTTATGATATAAGAAAAGATCTAAACGTAGGTGATACAGTTGATATAACTTTTTTCTTTGATGATAATAGTGTAAAAACTGTTACTGCTAAAGTGGCAAGTGATAACCCTTATCCTCAACAGTAA
- a CDS encoding DNA alkylation repair protein: MGRKFIGFVLLSPCIFKSENLWERRIAMVATWYFIRKNELDLTFKIAQLLLNDKHDLIHKAVGWMLREAGKKDEKQLIEFLNRHISQMPRTTLRYAIERFMLEIRRYYILKN, encoded by the coding sequence TTGGGCAGAAAATTTATAGGTTTTGTTCTACTTAGTCCTTGCATTTTCAAATCTGAAAATCTTTGGGAAAGAAGAATAGCAATGGTTGCAACTTGGTATTTTATTCGCAAAAATGAACTCGATTTAACTTTTAAAATAGCTCAATTATTACTAAACGATAAGCACGATTTAATTCATAAAGCGGTAGGGTGGATGCTACGTGAAGCAGGAAAAAAGGATGAAAAGCAATTGATAGAGTTTTTAAATAGACATATATCACAAATGCCTAGAACTACATTGCGTTATGCGATTGAGAGGTTTATGCTGGAAATACGTAGGTATTATATTCTAAAAAACTAG
- a CDS encoding RMD1 family protein, giving the protein MSDLVTNLKKIGLEPQHFDDVLYIRKEINKDSDYIDIFFFPFGCVTIWGGDEIQERVILNDTDLVTINKLAEPVSDYIYFEYSEEHEKTFIDEEKNKIILADKSVFVKLSISHALAQSVKLSVLEQSVSNLISQTTPIQQELARTGSVSLSKKEILQQIGILFSERYSISLHSDIFDTPEFFWRRPSYEPLYLMTAEFQDIEIRQNIMNHRLNMIHELLDILSNDLNYKHSTKLEWIIIILIGLEVVLSLSHTNLFLKIIGAL; this is encoded by the coding sequence ATGAGTGATCTGGTTACTAATTTAAAAAAGATTGGGCTTGAACCTCAGCATTTTGATGATGTTTTATATATTCGGAAAGAAATAAATAAAGATTCTGATTATATAGATATATTTTTCTTCCCTTTTGGTTGTGTAACTATTTGGGGCGGTGACGAAATTCAGGAAAGAGTAATTTTAAATGATACTGATTTAGTAACGATAAATAAACTTGCCGAACCTGTATCCGATTATATTTATTTTGAATATAGTGAAGAACACGAAAAAACTTTTATTGACGAAGAAAAAAACAAAATAATTTTGGCTGATAAATCGGTTTTTGTTAAGCTGTCTATTTCTCATGCACTTGCCCAATCTGTTAAGCTTAGCGTTCTTGAGCAATCTGTAAGTAATTTGATATCTCAGACCACTCCTATACAACAGGAATTAGCTAGAACTGGTAGTGTATCACTCTCTAAAAAAGAGATATTACAACAAATAGGAATATTATTTAGTGAACGTTATTCAATCAGCTTACATAGTGATATATTCGATACTCCTGAATTTTTTTGGCGTCGTCCTAGCTATGAGCCTTTATATCTTATGACGGCAGAATTTCAAGACATAGAAATAAGGCAAAATATAATGAACCATCGCCTTAATATGATTCATGAGTTGCTTGATATCCTTTCCAATGACCTTAACTATAAACACTCTACTAAACTTGAGTGGATTATTATTATATTAATTGGTCTTGAAGTAGTATTATCTTTATCTCATACCAATCTTTTTCTAAAAATTATTGGAGCTTTGTAA
- the pcrA gene encoding DNA helicase PcrA, whose product MPNQDFLHSLNEQQQKAVLHTEGPLLLLAGAGTGKTKVLTSRIANIIHQNLASPQNILAVTFTNKAAKEMQERVHNLVSSYGLNIGTFHSMAARILRDQIEHLNLSLNSRFTIISQDDQLRLIKDIVKLKNIDTKKYAPKLIHIVISRWKDQGLLPNKLSSSDTNLPLQRVAKLVYEEYQQNLLISNVVDFGDLLLYNNELFIKNHEILKHYQEKYRYILIDEYQDTNVVQYLWARMLASLSKNICCVGDDDQSIYGWRGAEVGNILRFEKDFLNATIIKLEQNYRSTLPILAAASNVINNNKNRHGKILWTDKESGEKIKIISCWNDKEEARYIASEIARLVREGRYSAGNIAILVRAGFQTRSFEEAFINSAMPYKIIGGLRFYERMEIRDVLAYIRIALNQNDNLALERIINVPKRAIGAVTLNKIKTYAIEKNISNFAAIKEMLEDGEIKTKSYETLKDLVTKISNWHERFSFDAPINVTKAILDDSGYLEMLQEEKTEEALSRIENINEMLRAIAEFNDIHDFIEHSSLVMENEVLETNYGGSVTIMTLHGAKGLEFDVVFLPGWEEGVFPSQRSLDEEGEKGLEEERRIAYVGITRAKKELYITHAESRKIFYEIVRSYPSRFLAEIPEEIIIRTSSIKKYDSFYKF is encoded by the coding sequence ATGCCAAATCAAGACTTCTTACATTCATTAAATGAGCAGCAGCAAAAAGCAGTTCTTCATACCGAAGGACCTCTTCTTTTGCTTGCAGGAGCAGGAACTGGTAAGACGAAAGTACTAACCTCAAGAATTGCAAATATTATTCATCAAAATTTAGCATCCCCGCAAAATATTTTAGCTGTTACTTTCACGAATAAAGCAGCAAAAGAGATGCAGGAAAGAGTCCATAATTTGGTTAGCTCTTACGGTCTTAATATTGGTACTTTCCACTCAATGGCAGCAAGGATATTGCGTGATCAAATAGAGCATTTAAATCTTAGTTTAAATAGCAGATTCACTATTATTAGCCAAGATGATCAACTAAGATTAATCAAGGATATAGTAAAGCTTAAAAACATCGATACTAAAAAATATGCTCCTAAACTAATACATATCGTAATTTCACGTTGGAAAGATCAAGGTTTATTGCCAAATAAGTTATCAAGTTCTGATACTAATTTACCTTTGCAACGTGTAGCAAAACTTGTTTATGAAGAATATCAGCAAAATTTACTGATCTCTAACGTAGTGGATTTTGGGGATTTACTGCTTTATAATAATGAGCTTTTCATTAAAAACCATGAGATATTAAAACATTATCAAGAAAAATATCGTTATATTTTAATTGATGAGTATCAAGATACTAATGTCGTGCAATATTTGTGGGCAAGAATGCTTGCGAGCTTAAGTAAAAATATCTGCTGCGTTGGTGACGACGACCAGTCTATTTATGGTTGGCGTGGTGCAGAAGTAGGCAATATATTACGTTTTGAAAAAGATTTTTTAAATGCCACAATTATTAAGTTAGAGCAGAATTATAGATCAACTCTTCCAATTCTTGCGGCTGCTTCAAATGTCATTAATAACAATAAAAATCGTCATGGCAAAATCTTATGGACTGATAAGGAAAGCGGCGAAAAGATCAAAATTATATCTTGCTGGAATGATAAAGAAGAAGCAAGATATATTGCCTCCGAAATAGCTAGGTTAGTGCGAGAGGGAAGATATAGTGCAGGGAATATTGCTATATTAGTAAGAGCAGGGTTTCAAACTAGAAGCTTTGAAGAAGCCTTTATAAATAGTGCTATGCCTTATAAAATTATCGGCGGTTTGCGGTTCTATGAACGTATGGAGATTAGGGATGTGCTGGCTTATATCCGTATCGCTTTAAACCAAAATGATAATTTAGCATTAGAGCGTATTATTAACGTACCGAAAAGAGCAATAGGGGCAGTAACGTTAAATAAAATTAAAACATATGCTATAGAAAAAAATATCTCTAATTTCGCTGCTATTAAAGAAATGCTAGAGGATGGTGAGATAAAAACAAAATCCTATGAAACTTTGAAAGATTTAGTTACCAAAATTAGCAATTGGCATGAAAGATTTAGCTTTGATGCTCCAATAAATGTAACTAAAGCAATACTCGATGATTCCGGATATTTAGAAATGCTTCAGGAAGAGAAAACTGAAGAAGCTTTAAGCAGGATCGAGAATATCAACGAAATGCTAAGAGCTATTGCTGAGTTTAACGATATTCATGATTTTATTGAGCATTCTAGCTTAGTTATGGAAAATGAAGTTTTAGAAACCAATTATGGTGGTTCTGTAACAATAATGACTCTACATGGTGCTAAAGGGCTTGAGTTTGATGTAGTATTTTTGCCAGGTTGGGAAGAGGGGGTATTTCCGTCTCAAAGATCTTTAGATGAAGAGGGTGAAAAAGGTTTGGAAGAAGAACGCCGCATTGCTTATGTTGGTATTACTAGAGCTAAAAAAGAGCTTTACATTACCCATGCTGAAAGCCGTAAAATATTCTACGAAATAGTCAGATCATACCCATCAAGGTTCTTAGCTGAAATCCCAGAGGAAATTATTATCCGCACATCTTCTATAAAAAAATACGATTCTTTTTACAAATTTTAA
- a CDS encoding IS30 family transposase, whose product MSLLEISVYTESIYRFVYTSAVAAKLKLYSYLPSKRYKRQERGKRRQRIIIPQRISIHQPDAIATKKVEVGNFEADLTFHKGNQSMNIGALVDKKSQKIILVLNNSKRAKTVTNGFLRKIKTLPNSVRKTITMDNGKEFVGHVAYRLSGFQTFFCDPYRPRQKALVEKMNSMIHRILPKNTDITTVTQRGLDNVAEILNNMPRKIFGYKTPNEIWAENL is encoded by the coding sequence ATCTCTCTTCTCGAGATAAGTGTCTATACAGAAAGTATATATAGATTTGTTTACACTTCTGCAGTAGCAGCTAAATTAAAGTTATATAGCTATTTACCTTCTAAAAGATATAAAAGGCAAGAAAGAGGGAAGAGGCGTCAAAGGATCATTATACCACAAAGGATCTCAATACATCAGCCTGATGCAATAGCTACGAAAAAGGTAGAAGTAGGGAATTTTGAGGCAGATCTTACATTTCATAAAGGTAATCAAAGTATGAATATTGGTGCACTGGTGGATAAAAAGAGTCAAAAGATTATTTTAGTGCTGAATAACTCCAAGAGAGCTAAAACAGTTACCAATGGGTTTTTAAGAAAGATAAAAACTCTTCCAAATAGTGTGAGAAAGACTATTACTATGGATAATGGCAAAGAGTTTGTGGGGCATGTTGCCTATAGACTATCTGGGTTTCAAACTTTCTTTTGTGATCCATACCGCCCTAGACAAAAAGCATTAGTGGAAAAAATGAATTCTATGATTCATAGAATTTTACCTAAAAATACAGATATTACTACCGTTACACAAAGAGGTCTTGACAATGTTGCTGAGATTTTAAATAACATGCCAAGAAAGATTTTTGGTTATAAAACCCCCAATGAAATTTGGGCAGAAAATTTATAG
- a CDS encoding folate-binding protein, producing the protein MYEILNNREVIKIAGSDSLKFLQNLTTNDINKSNYCYTYLLNNQGRYLFDFFVYTHNLEEIYIDIDEKSKTALIDHLNFYKFRSKIEIIDCKDEYKIAYSHQELNMDSLVIARDPRYNLLGFRSITLSQACHSCVGGNLSKKLYLKDKYNFAIVDGVDDLASGESIPVIYGAEELNAISYDKGCYVGQEVISRAKYQGVIRRKIYKIIGEEDLSSLVKNEEIITTKYKIGIICSSYQNKAIALIREEKYLANKEEDITVGGIKVGLSFAPWYG; encoded by the coding sequence ATGTACGAAATATTAAACAATAGAGAGGTTATTAAAATAGCGGGTTCGGATTCGTTAAAGTTCCTGCAAAACCTTACAACTAATGATATCAATAAGAGTAATTATTGTTATACTTATTTACTTAATAATCAAGGTAGATATTTATTTGATTTCTTTGTATATACACATAACCTTGAAGAAATTTATATTGATATTGATGAGAAAAGTAAAACTGCCTTAATAGATCACTTAAATTTTTATAAGTTCCGCTCCAAAATAGAAATAATAGATTGTAAAGATGAATATAAAATTGCTTATTCTCATCAGGAATTAAATATGGATTCGTTAGTCATAGCTCGTGATCCTCGATATAATTTGCTGGGATTTCGCTCAATAACACTAAGCCAAGCATGTCATTCCTGCGTAGGCGGGAATCTAAGTAAAAAATTATATCTAAAAGATAAATATAATTTTGCCATAGTAGACGGAGTAGATGATTTGGCTTCAGGTGAGTCAATTCCAGTTATCTATGGTGCTGAAGAATTGAACGCTATTAGTTATGATAAAGGTTGTTATGTAGGTCAAGAAGTTATATCAAGAGCTAAATATCAAGGTGTTATAAGAAGAAAAATATACAAAATTATAGGTGAGGAAGATTTATCATCTTTAGTTAAAAATGAGGAAATAATTACGACCAAGTACAAAATTGGGATAATATGTTCTAGCTATCAAAATAAAGCTATCGCCTTAATTAGAGAAGAGAAGTATTTGGCTAATAAGGAAGAAGATATTACTGTGGGAGGGATTAAGGTAGGCTTGTCTTTTGCTCCTTGGTATGGTTAA